The following coding sequences lie in one Arachis ipaensis cultivar K30076 chromosome B05, Araip1.1, whole genome shotgun sequence genomic window:
- the LOC107644344 gene encoding uncharacterized protein LOC107644344 isoform X4: MNLRSHTYYIGMQLKKLMVYGFTMKMNVKKLQISLIGWAFDILGWGFSDLAEKLTSCDVVSKHEHFYQFWKSYIKRPMILVGPSLGSAVAIDFVVIYPEAG, from the exons ATGAACTTAAGAAGCCATACCTATTATATCGGAATGCAGCTCAAGAAGTTAATGGTATATGGTTTTACAATGAAGATGAAtgtgaagaagttgcaaatctcTTTAATAG GTTGGGCCTTTGACATTCTTGGTTGGGGATTCTCCGATCTAG CAGAAAAACTTACTTCATGTGATGTGGTATCAAAGCACGAACACTTCTATCAG TTTTGGAAGTCTTACATCAAAAGGCCAATGATATTGGTTGGACCAAGCCTTGGTTCTGCTGTTGCCATTGATTTCGTAGTCATTTATCCAGAAGCT GGTTAG
- the LOC107644344 gene encoding uncharacterized protein LOC107644344 isoform X1 — MNLRSHTYYIGMQLKKLMVYGFTMKMNVKKLQISLIGWAFDILGWGFSDLAEKLTSCDVVSKHEHFYQFWKSYIKRPMILVGPSLGSAVAIDFVVIYPEAVENLVLIDASVYRGNRKPSNLT; from the exons ATGAACTTAAGAAGCCATACCTATTATATCGGAATGCAGCTCAAGAAGTTAATGGTATATGGTTTTACAATGAAGATGAAtgtgaagaagttgcaaatctcTTTAATAG GTTGGGCCTTTGACATTCTTGGTTGGGGATTCTCCGATCTAG CAGAAAAACTTACTTCATGTGATGTGGTATCAAAGCACGAACACTTCTATCAG TTTTGGAAGTCTTACATCAAAAGGCCAATGATATTGGTTGGACCAAGCCTTGGTTCTGCTGTTGCCATTGATTTCGTAGTCATTTATCCAGAAGCT GTGGAAAACCTTGTTTTGATTGATGCTAGTGTATACAGAGGGAACAGGAAACCTAGCAACCTTACCTAG
- the LOC107644344 gene encoding uncharacterized protein LOC107644344 isoform X2, whose protein sequence is MNLRSHTYYIGMQLKKLMVYGFTMKMNVKKLQISLIGWAFDILGWGFSDLEKLTSCDVVSKHEHFYQFWKSYIKRPMILVGPSLGSAVAIDFVVIYPEAVENLVLIDASVYRGNRKPSNLT, encoded by the exons ATGAACTTAAGAAGCCATACCTATTATATCGGAATGCAGCTCAAGAAGTTAATGGTATATGGTTTTACAATGAAGATGAAtgtgaagaagttgcaaatctcTTTAATAG GTTGGGCCTTTGACATTCTTGGTTGGGGATTCTCCGATCTAG AAAAACTTACTTCATGTGATGTGGTATCAAAGCACGAACACTTCTATCAG TTTTGGAAGTCTTACATCAAAAGGCCAATGATATTGGTTGGACCAAGCCTTGGTTCTGCTGTTGCCATTGATTTCGTAGTCATTTATCCAGAAGCT GTGGAAAACCTTGTTTTGATTGATGCTAGTGTATACAGAGGGAACAGGAAACCTAGCAACCTTACCTAG
- the LOC107644344 gene encoding uncharacterized protein LOC107644344 isoform X3 codes for MNLRSHTYYIGMQLKKLMVYGFTMKMNVKKLQISLIGWAFDILGWGFSDLAEKLTSCDVVSKHEHFYQFWKSYIKRPMILVGPSLGSAVAIDFVVIYPEAFIFSGGKPCFD; via the exons ATGAACTTAAGAAGCCATACCTATTATATCGGAATGCAGCTCAAGAAGTTAATGGTATATGGTTTTACAATGAAGATGAAtgtgaagaagttgcaaatctcTTTAATAG GTTGGGCCTTTGACATTCTTGGTTGGGGATTCTCCGATCTAG CAGAAAAACTTACTTCATGTGATGTGGTATCAAAGCACGAACACTTCTATCAG TTTTGGAAGTCTTACATCAAAAGGCCAATGATATTGGTTGGACCAAGCCTTGGTTCTGCTGTTGCCATTGATTTCGTAGTCATTTATCCAGAAGCT TTCATCTTTTCAGGTGGAAAACCTTGTTTTGATTGA
- the LOC107644347 gene encoding VIN3-like protein 1 (The sequence of the model RefSeq protein was modified relative to this genomic sequence to represent the inferred CDS: added 72 bases not found in genome assembly), translating to MTETKSTSKISKKQDSKKYSAPSNQPSRKQHRKGENPTRFIPTSDLPSDFGHSDSWICKNSACRAVLSKDDTFCRRCSCCICHLFDDNKDPSLWLVCTSDSAQGDSCGMSCHIECALQHEKVGVVDHGQLMQLDGSYCCASCGKVTGILGCWKKQLNIAKDARRLDVLCYRIYLSFRLLNGSLRFKQLHEIVQEAKAKLETEVGPVNGVSSKMARGIVSRLPIAGDVQKLCSLAIGKADEWLATVPSSNPESGEGSLPAACKFVFEEVTASSVKIILIGISNASSEEIKGYKLWYYKSREESHTKDPVCVFPKAQRRILISDLQPCTEYTFRIISYTDKGDLGHSEAKCFTKSIEILEKSPSSSVAIGRKKESLQTGDNSFGSKTEPSSSMSDSGFKVRDLGKLLHLAWAQEQGCLEGFCGADLRNCCAQREMIVPRNLEERFPSVSRGLDLNVASVPDLNEELTPPFESSRDEDNGCTLQQAVEPDDDAASHDLEKNCLAGSDGSGDSQIWTQGPTGEVPAVDSRVDACKKRLASSNEEAHDCDSTLMNGSPLHIPDGSFSLDENFEYCVKVIRWLECQGHIKQEFRLKLLTWFSLRSTEQERRVVNTFIQTLIDDPSSLAGQLVDSFSDIISIKRARNGLCNKAVGSN from the exons ATTTCCAAGAAACAGGATTCGAAAAAATATTCTGCTCCCAGCAATCAGCCTTCAAGGAAACAACATCGAAAGGGTGAAAACCCTACTCGATTCATTCCAACCTCCGACCTGCCTTCTGATTTTGGACATTCTGACTCGTGGATCTGTAAGAATTCGGCTTGTAGAGCAGTTCTGTCTAAAGATGATACATTTTGTAGAAGATGTTCTTGCTGTATTTGCCACCTTTTCGATGATAACAAGGACCCTAGTCTTTGGTTGGTTTGCACATCCGACTCAGCCCAAGGGGACTCCTGTGGTATGTCTTGCCACATCGAGTGTGCTCTTCAGCATGAAAAAGTGGGAGTAGTTGATCATGGCCAACTGATGCAACTAGATGGCAGTTATTGTTGTGCATCCTGCGGCAAAGTTACCGGGATACTTGG ATGTTGGAAGAAGCAGCTAAATATAGCAAAAGATGCTCGGCGTTTAGATGTGCTGTGTTACCGGATATATTTGAGCTTCAGGCTTCTGAATGGAAGTTTGAGATTTAAACAACTTCATGAAATTGTACAAGAGGCGAAGGCTAAATTAGAAACGGAAGTTGGTCCAGTTAATGGGGTTTCTTCCAAGATGGCACGCGGCATTGTCAGCAGACTCCCTATTGCCGGTGATGTACAGAAACTCTGCTCTCTTGCTATTGGGAAAGCCGATGAATGGTTGGCCACTGTTCCCAGTTCAAATCCAGAATCCGGAG AGGGCTCCCTTCCCGCGGCCTGCAAGTTTGTTTTCGAAGAGGTAACAGCTTCATCAGTCAAAATAATTTTGATTGGAATATCAAATGCGTCTTCCGAGGAAATTAAGGGTTACAAGCTCTGGTATTACAAGAGTAGGGAGGAATCACACACAAAAGATCCTGTTTGTGTCTTTCCGAAAGCTCAGAGGAGGATTTTGATATCTGATCTCCAGCCATGCACAGAATATACTTTTAGGATTATATCTTATACCGACAAGGGCGATTTAGGTCATTCTGAGGCCAAGTGTTTCACCAAGAGCATAGAGATATTGGAAAAAAGTCCGTCTTCATCGGTTGCCATCGGCCGCAAGAAGGAGAGCCTTCAAACTGGAGACAATTCTTTTGGATCCAAAACGGAGCCGAGTTCTTCAATGTCTGACTCTGGATTTAAAGTTCGAGACCTTGGAAAACTTTTGCATCTTGCCTGGGCTCAAGAACAAGGTTGCTTGGAGGGGTTTTGCGGAGCGGACTTGAGAAATTGC TTAAATGTTGCTTCGGTGCCTGATTTAAATGAAGAACTTACACCTCCTTTCGAGTCTTCCAGGGACGAAGATAATGGTTGCACTTTGCAGCAGGCAGTTGAGCCAGACGACGATGCAGCCTCTCATGATCTCGAAAAAAACTGTTTGGCAGGGTCGGATGGTAGTGGTGATTCCCAAATCTGGACACAAGGGCCGACCGGAGAAGTCCCGGCTGTTGACTCTCGCGTAGATGCATGCAAGAAAAGGTTAGCAAGCTCGAACGAAGAGGCGCATGATTGTGACAGCACTCTGATGAATGGATCTCCTTTACACATACCGGATGGTTCGTTCTCATTGGACGAGAACTTCGAATATTGTGTGAAAGTGATTCGTTGGCTAGAATGCCAGGGTCATATTAAACAGGAGTTTCGGTTGAAGTTGCTGACATGGTTCAGTTTGAGGTCGACGGAGCAAGAACGTAGGGTGGTTAACACGTTCATTCAGACTCTGATAGATGATCCGAGTAGTTTGGCCGGGCAACTCGTCGACTCATTCTCCGATATTATATCAATCAAGAGGGCAAGAAATGGGTTGTGTAACAAAGCTGTGGGATCAAATTAA